The window TGTTGTGCAATGCCAAGAGTCCTTCGCAGGTTGGTACATTCGTCTAGTGGTGCAGCACTTTCCTGGGGCACCGGCCTGAAGTGAAGGCTGGCCACCGAGTGTGCCGACCACTGACAGTCCTTCTCTGTTGCTGACGGTGCCCCCGCAACGCTAGATTGAGTCTTCTCTACAGGTGTATACACGAAATCTTCGGCGTTGCCGTTCGAATATTGTCGTCACGATGATGTATACAGAACGGGATCTTTTACGCTTCAGTGGATTCTAAGCAGACGATGCGCCTACTAATTCAAGCGCGCGTCACGCGCACCGGGAACAATGAAGCCAGTGAATTCTAAATCAAATGCGTCGAAGGCTTCACGGATATTGAAGTCTCGTTGTGCAAAGAGGAGGTTAATCCGGCGATGTCGATCTGCTTCGAGCTCGATTTCGCCCGTTAAAAAGAGGGCGAGGCACTCTGCAGCGTCCGTCTTAAGATGCCCACTTCGCTCGTCACCTCGATTTTCCGCTGCCGGCCGGGGACGCTTATCCACCGGCATGATGGCAGCAACGAAACTGCAAGCATCCAAGGCAGGAGAAAAGCCTCCAGTCAGGTTTTCCCTAGACTATGGGCAGTGCATGCTGAGGCTCTGACTGAACCAGGAAAACAGACCATAACCCGACGCTTGCGGTTGGAAAGTTCCTCAGCATATTGGGCAGACGCTCCAGCGTTGCTACGGTGGAGTACGACGGCTCCTGAGACCTCCATTCTCCCCTCCGCCTTCGAAGTCTTCGCTTCTTTTGCGGAATACTGACGACGCACTCGTGAATGCTGACGCGTCCGTCGCCATCCATATCTAAGCGTTCCAGAAGGCTGCCGAGATCGGAGGGCCCGTAGTGCTGCCCGTTCGCCTTGAGAAAACCACTGAGGTCTTCCCCTGTGGTGGAGCACAAATGATAACACTGCGGCGTTGCCAGTAGAGGACATTTTTCGTTCCGCATTGTCGTACTTTTCACTGTCCATGTGCTTGTGGTATGTGATGCATGAAAAACTGATTCCCGGCATCGGCGTCCACTGTTGAAACGGTACCTCGGCAGTTCCAAAAGCACGCCTTGCGAGCAGGCTCAGCACCACATACAAGCAGTTGCCACTCAATTCATGAGACCGGTCGCCGTGTGCATCTGACCGGCGCTAGAGTTTAAATTCCTTCCATGATTTGAAGCCACTCACGAAACAAAAATCCTTTTTGCAAGCAGTTGAGAGTGTTATACGCCAAGTGGGGGTCAAACCCTGGGGCGCCGGCCAGCGCTCGACGGAGGCTTTCTTGCTGCATTTGCACAGCACAGGATGCGTTTGGATCCACAAGCTTCTTCACTCCGGTTGGCCGTCACTGCACTGGGCGTCCTCTAGCATCCCATGCAGATGCTGGGTGTGCGCAATGTGCACACTCTCAAACCGGAAAGAAAGACAGCCACCGTGGGCACATGGTTGTGGCAACACTTCAGCGATTGGATGCGCAATATTGTATGCGTAGGTGGGTGGTACCGAAATCTTTCCGCATGTCGAAATTCTGTTTGTCAGGTGCAGGCGCAAGGGGAGCCGATCAAAAGAAGCTAGTGCGGAGACTTTTCGGGATGCAGGCGATAGTTGCGAAGGTATGGGTGTGCACCCTCGAAAATTGTTGGTGCTTGCGCGCAACGAAGACGAACGTAGGTTAGCCAACATCCACTGCACGTGCATCTCGCCATACCTTTGCCTCCTGGCCCGCCAGATGATGCAAGAACCGGAAGCAAGAGTCCCGTGTGACAGCGGATGCCCCCATATTGACAACAGGCTTCAGGGAGACACCAAAGAAATGCCTTTAAACGGACAATCGCCGCACACCAAACAGAGCATAACAGAGTCGCCTCTCGATGTCGCGTATTAGCACAGTAGATATGTGATGCTGACGGACAGGGCGACACGGAACAGGATACACCAACAGTCAATAATAAGGCGGATCTGTGCAGTTCGGTTCTGCAAACTGTCGAGGCTCTATCCTTCTCCGATCATACATCGATTATTTCGACGCTTCCGGTTGACAAGGTAACAAAGAATTACGTTGCTCAGTTTGACGGTGTTTTGAGCCTAGGGTTTCTGTTCTGTCAAACTGTCTCATCAGacctgccgcgccgcaaaTGCCCAGAGACTGGACCAGTTCTCAGCTGTGTCTGATGCATACCGAGAGACTTCAGACAAGTTTCGTGGCTCAAATGTGAGCTCATGACGCAGCAATGCTCACTTGCCGACCGCAAAGCATGCATGGCCGTGCAGGCAGACACCTCCTGCCATCCCGAAGCAAAATGTTATCCGCGGATGTAGCATAGTTATCGGTGACGCCACAGCTGAGCAAGCCAGAACAAGGGTTGGCAAACGTACGTCGGCTGCCTGATGTATGGCATAACGTTTTAAGCGGAACGGGGTCTAGATGATCGACGCCGGAAGTGACAGCGGGGCTTGACCGATGCATTCGAGAGCGCCCCCCGATGTCAGTATGATCAGCATCGTACTCGGAGTGACCATCTttgagacaggattatttatcgGCTTTCTCTGGGGACAATATGCTACAAGTTGAGGTACTGGTATggatcttgaaggtctttgtttactgGATCCAGCCTGTGCTGGAGTAAATGCCACAGAGCACGCTCGCCTGTGTGGAATTCTGGTAGGCGCATGCATAGATGTTGATGCGTCATCGCTCCGACCCGACTTCTCTGCAAGATTCTTGCTCGTTTTACTGTAATCTACATTGCAGTGTGCCTGATAGAACATCTATGGGAAGCGCTAAACGAGGGCCATAAAATAGTATTCTCCCGTGCCACTGAAATAGCCCATGCGGGAGTGTTCAAATACGGCCATGGACTGTGCTACTGACGACTTCGCGACAGATGAAAAAAACAGCGGCATCCAGCATCCGCCGCATTTCGTGGTTGCTCATACTTCCGAAGCCAGTTTCTTCAGCGAATtgtcgccgccagccgacTGGGAAAGTGGCTACGTGCGCCCGTACATAACTTCCGCATACCACTAAGGGCAGTTTCAACGGACCTTTCTCTGAtacgcgccgcagaaggctTGGATCTCGCGACAGCCTACAGTCAAATGCGTGGTTGGTCGCAGAACGGTCCAGGTAGCCGTTGGTTAGAACGGCGCAGTCTGACCTACGACAGCACCTACTGCAGCTACATCTCCACGCGGTGCGGTGTCAAGGCGAATCCGCACAGAATCCAAACTGCTGCTGAGGCACTCGCGGATCGTAGCCATCTAGCTTGCGTGCCGACGCACTTCTGCTCCCGCGAGACAAAGGATGATGTCTGCTCTGGCGACCCTTCATGCCCAGCTTCCGAGATGCGTGAAAGGTAAAGCAAGGTGTGCGGGGCGCTAATAGATATAGGTGAAGCGGTATTCTAGACATCGACCTAGAAAATTTCCGAAGTGGCTTGGGTTGCTTCTCACGCCCCTGCACATATCGTTTGTTTGACAGTAACACACACCGTGTGGCGTGTGCTGCTAGCTTCGCAACTGAGGCGATGTTTGATTCCAGCAGGCAGTTGCATAGAGGTCGTTGTAACGACAGACATGTAGATACCAGCATGCAACGGCGGCTTTCCGAGGTCGGAAAATCTGCCACACAAAAGCACCCCTGGATAAAGCACGTGAAAAACGCGCAAGCAGCagcttcgctttcttctctccccttcTCAACGAACAGACTGGCCTTTTGCTTTCTCCTGAACCAACCGCCAGCACTTCTTGTTGTTTACATCTCCAGACGATACACAAAAGAAGAGCCGTCGGTgggaaaaagaaagaaaaattCGCTTTCTTGCATTTAAGCGTCCTGCTCAACGATGCTAGTCTCGGACACGTAGATACCGTCCAAGAATTTACGAATATCCTTTCTTCGCACCAAGGTGGACTGGTGGATCAAGGCCGCTGAACACACAAAGAAAAAACAATCACAGCCGCTGCGATCATTGTGCTATCCCCCGGGACGCCCGCAGAGACGTGCTAGAATaccccgcgcgcgtctggcgacATGCGCACATCACACCATTTCGAGCTTCCTTGCCTCCCCTGGTCACTTGAAAAGCCCACGTCTGGCTGGTTCACATTTCCTCTGTACGTCGCGTACCTGATCGGGAGACGCGTTCAAGGTCAGTGCCTGTGAGCGCGATTTCGTCCTTGACATTGGTGGCCTTTTCGCACTTCACGCCGGGGAGCATCTTGACAACGCggacgcgcttctcgcccAAGAAGTTACGGATTTCGACGACAGTTCCGTTGTTCTGGATGTTCACGTTGATGGGAAAGTGAGCATACACGAAGCGCATCTTGTACTGGAACTTCTTCGTCACGCCAGTGAACATGTTCTTGATGTGCGAGCACAGCGTGCGGATGCAGCTGAGGTCTGTGCGAGTTCCGTACCACATCTCGACCTTCAGGCGGTTGCCAGACTTGGTCTTCTGGATGTCCACCGGCAGGTGGCGGAACGCGCGGCTGATTTCGCCATACTTGCCCTTGACAGTGACCATCCGCGACTTGACGTCAACCGTCACTGCAGACACACACCAGACGCGCACGGCTCAGTGAAGGAAAACTCGCAAGCCCACGGGAATGAGTCGGAAACGCGAACTCGAAGACACACGATTGAAACCAGACCTGTTTCTTCAGATAGCTAAGATGAGCACGCGCGCGAACAGCTGACAGCGTTAGTTGATCGTTCCCGCCCGTTCCCCGGTACTCCGGCAGAAAACAGATCATATCCGTCCCTTCTCGAGAACCCGACTCATGTCAGACGCGTCGCCCAGCACTTGAAACGCGGATCACCAAACGGCATGCACAATCGCCTCCGCGTTTCACCGTTGAAGCGCTGCCTTGCCAAGGTCTTTGCAACGCTTGCCTCGTTGCCGGGGGTTTAGCCGGAGCGAGGCAAGTCAGAACCAGAGGGCCGTTTAGTCTTTCAGTTGCCCCCTCTGCGACTCTGGACACTGTTTCAACCAGTTGCAGAGAAACACACActgcagcgacgcgtccacggcggcgcgggagcagCCCCCTGAGACCAGCCAAGACCTCGTCGAGCAAACCCGCCTCCCCGCTCcggccccccccctccccctccgtgCTTCCGGTCACTCGACGCTGGTGTACACACACAATTTCGAACCCGCGAGAAAAAATTTCCTTCGAGTCCCTCTCAGAAGAACGTATGGGAAACACACACAGAGTCGAGGCGGACGGGGCGAGCGGTCGCTC is drawn from Besnoitia besnoiti strain Bb-Ger1 chromosome VI, whole genome shotgun sequence and contains these coding sequences:
- a CDS encoding ribosomal protein RPL9 (encoded by transcript BESB_068280), producing the protein MKSVYASETISIPEGVTVDVKSRMVTVKGKYGEISRAFRHLPVDIQKTKSGNRLKVEMWYGTRTDLSCIRTLCSHIKNMFTGVTKKFQYKMRFVYAHFPINVNIQNNGTVVEIRNFLGEKRVRVVKMLPGVKCEKATNVKDEIALTGTDLERVSRSAALIHQSTLVRRKDIRKFLDGIYVSETSIVEQDA